A window from Chitinophagales bacterium encodes these proteins:
- the cadA gene encoding cadmium-translocating P-type ATPase, which produces MAYKHDETKIAEQEACCDLDGKLNEAKVVSLHGKDDGHNHGDEEGSGIKPWLPAIASFIFLIGGITLDNWIKPTPAWFTGWVRFIWYVVAYIPVGLPVVIKGIKTAVKGDVFTEFFLMSVATIGAFYIGEYPEGVAVMLFYAVGELFQDAAVNRAKRSIKALLDVRPDSADVLRNGTYVNLPPESVKVGETIQIKVGERVPLDGEMLSEGSSFNTSALTGESKPSTFTKGETVLAGMINQEKVVELKVTKLFNDSSLARILTLVQDATTRKAKTEQFIRKFARIYTPIVVFLAIGITVIPYFIVDNYVFNTWLYRALIFLVISCPCALVISIPLGYFGGIGAASRAGILFKGSNYLDLMTKINQVVMDKTGTLTKAVFKVQEVESYDIPQDEWLPLAAALEAKSTHPVAKAVVEYAGNSIGRIQVDALEEISGHGLKGEVNGKEMLAGNVKLMDMMKVPVNDGLRTIVDTIVIVAIDRKLAGYLTIADEIKEDSKQAVDALHKLNVKTTMLSGDKQAVVDKVAKYLGIDKAYGDLLPEHKVQKVEALKKDKINVVAFVGDGINDAPVLALSDVGIAMGGLGSDAAIETADVIIQTDHPSKIATAIQIGKTTTKIVWQNIALAFAVKVIVLILGAGGLATMWEAVFADVGVAMLAILNAVRIQRMKF; this is translated from the coding sequence ATGGCATATAAACATGATGAAACAAAAATTGCAGAGCAGGAAGCCTGCTGCGACCTGGATGGAAAATTGAATGAAGCAAAAGTGGTATCGCTTCACGGTAAAGATGATGGCCACAACCACGGTGACGAAGAAGGCAGTGGCATTAAGCCTTGGCTACCTGCTATCGCAAGTTTTATTTTTCTGATAGGCGGTATTACATTGGACAACTGGATTAAGCCAACACCTGCGTGGTTTACAGGCTGGGTTCGTTTTATTTGGTATGTGGTAGCATACATTCCGGTAGGATTGCCAGTAGTAATTAAAGGAATAAAAACTGCTGTAAAGGGTGATGTATTTACAGAATTCTTTTTGATGAGTGTCGCCACCATCGGGGCTTTTTACATTGGCGAATATCCCGAAGGTGTTGCGGTAATGCTTTTCTACGCAGTGGGAGAATTATTCCAGGATGCTGCTGTAAACCGAGCTAAGAGAAGCATTAAAGCATTGCTGGATGTAAGACCGGACAGCGCCGATGTGTTAAGAAATGGCACTTACGTTAATCTCCCGCCAGAAAGTGTAAAAGTTGGCGAAACCATTCAGATAAAAGTTGGTGAACGAGTTCCACTGGATGGAGAAATGTTGAGCGAAGGAAGTTCCTTTAATACTTCTGCATTAACCGGTGAAAGTAAACCGTCCACTTTTACCAAAGGCGAAACAGTACTGGCCGGAATGATTAACCAGGAAAAAGTAGTGGAGTTAAAAGTGACAAAGCTTTTTAATGATTCTTCGCTTGCAAGAATATTAACACTTGTACAAGATGCAACAACAAGAAAAGCAAAAACAGAGCAATTCATCCGCAAGTTTGCAAGAATATACACTCCTATTGTTGTGTTTCTTGCTATTGGCATAACAGTAATACCCTATTTTATTGTTGATAATTATGTTTTCAATACATGGCTCTACCGGGCTTTAATTTTTCTTGTTATCAGTTGCCCCTGTGCATTGGTGATTTCTATTCCATTAGGTTATTTTGGAGGTATTGGCGCCGCATCCCGGGCTGGTATTTTATTCAAAGGCTCCAACTACCTGGATTTAATGACCAAAATAAACCAGGTGGTAATGGATAAAACAGGAACACTTACCAAAGCTGTTTTTAAAGTGCAGGAAGTGGAGAGTTATGACATCCCCCAGGATGAATGGTTACCGCTTGCTGCTGCACTGGAAGCGAAATCAACCCATCCTGTTGCAAAAGCTGTTGTTGAATATGCAGGAAATAGTATTGGTCGTATTCAGGTAGATGCATTGGAAGAAATAAGTGGCCACGGGTTAAAAGGAGAAGTGAATGGAAAGGAAATGCTGGCAGGTAATGTGAAGTTGATGGATATGATGAAAGTGCCGGTAAATGATGGATTAAGAACAATAGTGGATACAATTGTAATTGTGGCAATTGACAGAAAGCTGGCAGGCTACCTGACTATTGCAGACGAAATAAAAGAGGATAGTAAACAAGCAGTAGATGCGTTGCACAAACTGAATGTAAAAACAACCATGCTTAGCGGAGATAAACAAGCCGTTGTAGATAAAGTTGCAAAGTATTTGGGCATTGACAAAGCCTATGGCGACCTCCTACCAGAACATAAGGTACAAAAAGTAGAAGCCCTTAAAAAGGATAAGATAAATGTAGTGGCTTTTGTAGGCGATGGTATTAATGACGCACCTGTACTTGCCTTAAGTGATGTAGGGATTGCAATGGGCGGCCTGGGCAGCGATGCAGCAATTGAAACAGCCGATGTTATCATTCAAACTGACCATCCTTCAAAAATAGCTACTGCTATACAAATTGGTAAAACAACAACTAAAATTGTCTGGCAGAATATAGCATTGGCCTTTGCTGTTAAAGTGATTGTATTGATTCTTGGTGCCGGTGGGCTTGCAACAATGTGGGAAGCTGTATTTGCGGATGTGGGAGTAGCTATGCTGGCAATATTAAATGCGGTAAGAATACAAAGAATGAAGTTTTAA
- the merTP gene encoding mercuric transport protein MerTP, translated as MISIKSSGTFTGAGVLTAIAASLCCITPVIALLAGSSSIAANFSWIEPARPYLIGLSVAVLAFAWYLKLKPAKTNDMDCNCETTKKTSFFQSKTFLGIITVFAALMMTFPLYAKMFYPKLKAETTAFAVVDNKQQIKFTIQGMTCEACEEHVNNELSKVNGVLAYKTSYVTRSSLVTFNKSKVDVKAIEAAIKKTGYKVKAISCCDKN; from the coding sequence ATGATAAGTATAAAATCTTCAGGCACATTTACCGGCGCAGGTGTTCTTACTGCTATTGCAGCTTCGCTTTGTTGTATAACCCCTGTTATTGCATTGCTTGCCGGTAGCAGCAGCATTGCCGCTAACTTTTCATGGATAGAACCGGCAAGACCTTATTTGATAGGATTGTCTGTTGCCGTATTAGCCTTTGCATGGTATTTGAAACTAAAACCAGCTAAAACAAATGACATGGATTGTAATTGCGAAACGACAAAGAAGACTTCATTCTTTCAATCCAAAACGTTTTTGGGAATAATAACTGTTTTTGCTGCATTGATGATGACTTTCCCACTTTATGCAAAGATGTTTTATCCAAAACTGAAAGCAGAAACAACAGCATTTGCAGTGGTTGATAACAAGCAACAGATAAAATTTACTATACAAGGTATGACCTGCGAGGCTTGCGAGGAGCATGTAAACAATGAACTGTCTAAAGTAAACGGCGTATTGGCTTATAAAACCTCTTATGTAACACGAAGCAGTTTGGTCACTTTCAACAAATCTAAAGTTGATGTAAAGGCAATAGAAGCCGCTATCAAGAAAACAGGTTACAAAGTGAAAGCCATATCATGTTGCGACAAAAACTAA
- a CDS encoding winged helix-turn-helix transcriptional regulator, which yields MDNNTCIRLFADQEQIKNCKSKLKTAHKPFASLSTILALAGNEVRLKIIYLLEEEKELCPCDLSDILGMSIPAVSQHLRKLKDGHIVETRKDRQTIYYSLTQENLKILKPFFKHINVQTQKLETV from the coding sequence ATGGATAATAATACTTGTATCCGGTTGTTTGCAGACCAAGAGCAAATAAAGAATTGCAAAAGCAAGCTGAAAACTGCACATAAACCCTTTGCAAGCCTGTCTACTATATTGGCCTTGGCAGGTAACGAAGTAAGGTTGAAGATTATCTATTTACTGGAAGAAGAAAAAGAATTGTGTCCCTGCGACCTTTCTGATATTTTAGGCATGAGTATTCCCGCCGTATCGCAGCATTTACGGAAATTAAAAGATGGACATATTGTTGAAACCAGGAAAGACAGGCAAACAATTTATTATTCCCTTACACAGGAAAATTTGAAGATATTGAAGCCTTTCTTCAAACATATTAATGTACAAACTCAAAAACTGGAAACAGTATGA